ATGAGAGAAGGTCACATGGACAAATTTGGACATCGACTCATCCAACGTGGAACCTTTTCTCCTGATATACGGAATTAGAATGAACTCATTGACGACCACTGACATTTACTTTCATCAAGAGGCATAAAAATGTTTACTCCCACTGACGAATaccctgatttcatttttttcacacgctttcaaccctgcggcttatgcggtgatgcagctaatttgggcattttttctaacggccgcaagggggcactggagcggaaaaggtacAAGTAAGACCgtaggaatatatgtgccgaggacgtgacttttaccggtatgttttttaaccagccctgttagcgctccgttagagttagtgctgtgctagcgtgttgctgctgtgttactgccatgtctcagtgatttttaccagtatgcctttttttttaaccggccctgttagcgccgcgctagcgcgttttggctgtgttactgccggatctcagtgatttttgctggtatgtattttttttaaccggccctgttagcgctgcactagcgtgttgcatcttgttactgccgcgtctcagtgatttttacctgtatgtttttttttaaccggccctgttagcgctgcactagcgtgttgcatcttgttactgccgcgtctcagtgatttttacctgtatgttttttttttaaccggccctgttagcgctgcgctagtgtgtttttgctgtgttactgccacgtctcagtgatttaggtatgatttttttttaactagctctgttagtgctgtgctaccgtgttgctactgtgtagctaccgcggctgttttttttttttttttaccagtatgttttttttttccccaccagccctgtttgtgctactgtgtttttgctatgttaagctaagataaggtattaaaacctAATATCAATATCtgatgtttcaatgtgggcacttgcggcttttacacaggtgcagcttatgtatgtaccaaatggtatttcctttacaaatgtagtgggtgaggcttataatccggcGCGCTCcataggacggaaattacggtgctaTCATCAAGTACGTTTTTTGACAGGTTGGCACGTAAGAGGGTCTTGCGCTGCTTGTCTGTGACAACCAAACTTGTACCCAACTGTAATGACCAGAAGATACCAGGAGATGGCGGCGTTCCAtcactttggatttgagatcagcaaAACTTTTGAATTGAAGATAAAGATCAGGAAGTCAATCTCAGCCTGTCACGTCAGCAATGCGGGAGCGCAATGACGACGCGGCGTCGAAGGTCGAACGAGACATCGCACTCGAACAGAGTACTGCTGACATCAGCAAAAGGACTCGGCAAaaggaggaaggagaaatttcaGAGGAGGACCTTGGCCGAGAAGTTGATGGCGACGGTGAGGAGAAGGACGGCGGTGCTGTGGATGATCAGCTTGGACACTCGGGCCACAAGACTTCCGGACTTCAGAGAACGCTGGCAAGgtgcacaaaaacacatcagTAGGTCATAATTCagccatttcatttttcactacGTTGTGGTCAGTTTAGGAGCATTTCTACAGTTTTTGTCACAATTCAACAGTCATTTTTTTAGTATtgataattgttttaaaattcagcttttgttttaggtatatatatattttttttttttttagttttggatCATTTTTACTCCTTTGTGAacattgtatttaaatgttttccattttttaaattattttcattcattgaaaaacatttttttcacagatcTTGTTGAtgcttttcaaattcaatttagaTCATTGAgacaaatttgacattttcatacatttagAGAGAATATATACTGTTTTATAATGTAAAACATTGATATGTACatcgtgcacagtatatcagaatgtaaaagctatttttttttgtacagtagtattcaaatacttttcttcacgtcttctgacaacaaaaaaatgggagagaaaaGGCGGCCGAGAGATGACGAGACCTAATGCGTGGATCACACTATGAGAAGTATTTGCTCTTTCATTCTCATATACTATATCAGAAATAAAATCTTGTCTCCTGTTTTTTGATGGGATTTTTTGGAGGTActttcacgtacttttaatgcAATCCGGTTCACAAGGCGTCAAAATTTTACCTAGCCTAGcgggctaatgctagcgctcGTGGTGGTTTGAAAACATGGCGCCGTTCTGTTGATATTGACCGGAGCGGCGAATTCCGGCccttatggagccaaggcacatattttacacttgaaatatgtcacaaaaatgaGATAAAGCACAGTCACTGCTGGGTGTACTGACTCCCCTCTAATAAATAGAAGACCGTTCATCTCTTTTGTCTGTCGCTATGCCTCAGTCATAAAtggatgaacaaagatgcatttttCATGGTAAATATATCATTTTGGAACAATAAATGAACAGGTTACTTAAATAGACTCGTTGTGCCTTCTTGTGATTGGATCAATTTTGTAAACTCGCTGATCGGTCCCAAAAATCCTAATCGTGTAAAtccaaatgtataaaaatgttcCAACTTTGTGATAATTTTGACTATAACCGTGTAGTTATGAGAGGATCCGACATTGGCTTTTGTACCACTTTATCAATGTAAACTATTAAATTCTTGTTTCTCAGAATGGCGCATTTGACGGTTAATTAACATTTTTGCTGGAGCATAATTAAGACTTTCATTTATGAGCTTTCATTAAAGGGAACGAAATGAATGACTCCGGCCACTTTTCGCCCCCCTTACTCTACCACACGCgcatattaattatttttcccctttcaaATTCATCCCGTAACGCAGCATATGCACAGAAATGATTTAGAGCCGTCCTACATCTCGCCGTCAAGGTACATATCTTTGTAATTGTCGTCGGGATAAGATCAGAGTGGAATAAATTACATTAAGACCTGACGGACAAATATGACTTCGGATCACAACGCGGGATTATCAGCAGCTTAAAGAAAGCCGCGCGCCAGGCGCCACATCCGTCTTGGGCGCGTTTGTGTACGCACGTGGTAATGACGCACGAGGAGGGCGGCCACGATGAAGCTGAGCGCCAAGGAGCCCAGGATCATGGCGTTGAAGAACTGCAGGAGCCAAACGCTCAGCAAGGCGCTGGCTTGGACCAAGTACAGTGTGGTCacctggggaagaaaaaaaaacaaaaaaaaatggattaacgtaatttccggccgatgagacacaacttttttccccatgatttcaaccctgcagttcatgcggtgatgcggcaaatTTTTTGCTAACGgccgctcgagcggaaaaggtaagagtgagaccggtggaatatatgtgccgagggagtgactttttaCCGGGCTGGCCCTCTtagctagcgctgcgctagcgtgttactgaggtgtctcagtgatttttaccggtatgtttttttttcttttgtcaccccggcgctagcattagcgttagcgcggtggcgctagcgttaaactctctgtgtgccatctttgtaaatatgtcgcgtttcaatgtgggtacttgcggcgtatgtatgtaccaaatggtatttcctttacaaatgtactgggtgattatggtaaataaatgaaaacaaattgaaaaaagacACACACCCAAACAGAACAGAACTCGGCGAAGGTTTGGGAAAATGTCACCACGCCGTCACGAGAGGGCcgcaaataaatgtgaaataggACAGATTCAGTCGCTACATTGACGCATGGAGTTCTATTCGTACAAAACAACCGCATCAATCTGTTGGCCTTTCAGACAAAATGTATCCATTTTAAATGGAATCAGTCAACAGTGACAATACACACGGTAACTTTTATACACTTGCGTACGTGAGACCTGCCTCAGTGCAAGTTGAAGCCTCTCAAGCTcgctagcttagcttagctcgcAAGCTGTCATCATTGAGCTGCATCCAACCATCCcgtttcttcaccgcttatcctcacgacagtcgcaggaggcgggggacaccctgaactgattgccagccaatcgcagggcacacggagacagacaagagtcgcactcacaatcacaccgacggggcaatttagagtctccgcgttgcgtgtttttgggatgtgggaggagatcggtgtgcctggagaaaacccacgcagtaacggagagaacatgcaaactccacacagcaggggccgggatcgaacgctcCACAGCTGCTCCATCATTGAGATGCAtgtgtgaaaataataataataaatgactgAGCAGAGATCCACCGTGAGTATTATGACGCGTGACCGTGAATGCGCTCAGCCCAAATGACGGGACTCAGTCGTTGCTTTTTATGTTTCACGAGAACACCGCGAATCCTGGGGGTCAAACCTGTGCAGTGGTGAGCACATCCACACAATCCAGCGTGTAGAAAACGAGGGCCTGGACCAGAAAGATGAACTGGTTGAACTGCCAAGTCACACAGAAGCACAGGCTGCACACGTACATCAGCCACACCATCACCTTCTGCGGAGTGGAACACAAACGCACGCAAaggcttaatgctaacacagctCTGAACGAAGTCAAGTTAGGCTACGCGCACCTGACGCAAGGTGCCCAGCTGAGGCCTCAGGTAGCACGTGATGGCGGCAACCTGCAGGGCCAGGAAGGGCAGAGACCAGTTCTCTCTCAGCGAGATGGTGAACTCCACACGAGTTGTATCCACCCTGCAAACAACCATCCGTACTAGCGTGATTGGCATCTGCACACGACCACACAGTCGGAGGAATGACTCATTTCTAATTCAATGTCAACTATAAAATGATGAGAAAGCACAACTATTGTATCAATCTGGAAAGACATGCCGTTCTTTGCAGGTTCACCACAATGCTAACGCTAGGCAGCTAACATGAGGGCTACTTAAAAGCACTGGAATGATTGAAAAAGCAAACCGAAAGCTAGCGGGGTCCATTTTCTGCCCCGCGGCCCGTACGCGACGTTAGCTTAGCATCCGGAGGTGCCGTCGCCACCCACCTGTTGAGGATGTACCAGGCGGCGGCCAGCGCACCGGCCAGCCAGGAGCCGGCCAGGAGCCACGCTGTCAAGTACAGCGCCATCACGTAAACCGCCTGCAGCGAGAACACGCTGTAGATGTAGAAGTACATGGGCTCCAGGTAGGACTGCAAAACGCAAAAACGACAACATTTTTTCAGCAACATCGTCAGTGCTAAAATGATCCCGATCATCACGAAGACCAAAAGTGGCACAACTCTCATGACCAACATTTTGCAGGTGCACAAATTCATTGATTAATCAACAGCCATTGGCCGAATTGATTGACAAAGGATTCAAAGTGACATTGTTCAAATTGCTGCAATTTCAGCTTCTCACTGGTAAatattgtcagatttttttttcttaatttaccataatttccggcacataaacaatttttttttccccacacgctttcaaccctgcggcttatgtggtgatgcgggtaatttgtgcatttttttcttacggccacaagggggcacttgcgCGGGAAAGGTAAgattgagaccggtggaatggatgtgccgaggaagtgacttttaccgttctttttttttttttttgtttaaccagccctgtttgcgcCACGCTAACgactgctgctgtgttactgccgcgtcttcGTGATTTAagtacgtttttgttttttttttagacaggcCCTGCTAGTGCTATGCTAccttgttgctactgtgtagctgccgcggctgtttttttctttttgttttaccagccctgttcgtgctaccgtgttgttgctacgttaagctaagctaaggtattaaaactttgctttctgtttactgtctttgtaaatatctcgcgtttcaatgtgggtacttgccgattttacacagctgcggcgtatgtacgtaccacatggtatttcctttacaaatgtactgggtgaggcttaaatTATGGTAGTCGACCATGAAAGGAGACTTGATTACAAacatcattttatattttggaaaacaatgattaACAGTTGTGGCCCTCTTCTGACATGTTTAGGGACAAAACCCGCCCCTGAATGGTCACTCGATTGATATCTTTATGTTTTGTCCTGGATTGATCATTCTTAATTACAGAGACACAGCGACTTATGTTTCAACATTTACGATGCCAGAGAGCTTCAGATACGCTGCTGGAAGAGATGGAGGTAGCGGACGACGCAGCGGACGACGCAGCGTGCGGCGAACGTCTCACAACGCCCAATTTGAGTTGTGTGCGTGTTACCTGTATGGGCAGCAGCCTGTAAAGCACGCTGAGGAAGACCTCCTGGTAGATGTTCATCCTCTGCAGGAGGTTGATGGTCCGCTTAGACTCCGTCAAGTTGTCGTGAATCAACTCGGACAATCCTAAgcgcagcaaaaaaataaatatatgcaaTTTCAAcgcacaaaaacatgaaagtgccactgtcatgaaatccagaacagaacgtctcacaatcgagtgaagtgaccagggcaatattaccctatcgtttttagccatatttagatgatatgcggatcacttctaactaactaactaacagactcccagacagtatgtatgacccAGCCCctgattttagtatgttattaatggaaaaaaggcagccggaatggacccacccgttttttcaccacacaagatgATTTTGAGGTTTTGAGGCTTTTTGTCACTcgccccatgaaaatcctcacgagggatttgttttcgacatgaagcaggaagtgacgtcagtagcagacgcccactcaagcgggCTCGTCTGTTtccactagttttacctgctggaagttagctctttgttccttcgtgttagccaaaatggcggttcgtcgtattgctggatattggtcgAACACTCGGAAGATGGAGTCATactttcaaaaagacccggtgggtcgtgaaaaatggattgcacgggtgcaaaggacgagagcttggtggtttccaaatgacaggtcggcGTGTATAGagcaactacaaaaaaaaaaaaaaaaatggtttgggaacgagcgtaatcctctcagaatgtaacaaaagatccacgcacGTAAATGTGCCGATGTACCCGACGAGGGGCGCGGCTTCAGCAGGGCTGGGTCATACatgctgtctgggagtctgttagggagttggttagaagtgatccgcatatcatctaaatatggctcaaaactatattgccccggtcacctcactcgattgtgagatgttttcttctttgaaaagagcttccgtgtcccacagCAGGTGCCACAGCGTATttccaatggcgaatgtcggggtgtgatgtaatgaacagacaatgcaggcaatatggccaatgagacttccgcaactttgctccCCGCTCATAGTAATTTTTTCATACGGACAtccaagtgaataatgttatatgtatttttaacgACAATATCTATCTCTTTTCGAAGTTTTGACACTTGACCTGTAATGTGGCAGATTTCGACCAAATTTGAAGCTTGCGCAGTATATCTATGATCAAAATTTACACTTAGTGGGGATCGTGGGCAAGATGCTGGAACATGGATGGATCTCGGTCGACATCGATCGTGAGCACACCTGCAAAATCTCACCAGAAAGGTGGACATTTTGCTGGATTTTTGGCGAAGCAAAACACATCCTAAAGATTTagccgggagaggctccagcagtcctgcgacccttgtgaggatgagcagctaagaaaatggatggatgtaacaaGTGTCGAGCGCCCGCAAAGACCCAGCTGGCTTTCCGTGGTGCCTCGAAAAGGCCGTTTTAGGCCAACTCGGCCATTTCCTTCAAATCTCTGGACGCTTGCAACGAGCGTGCGCCACAGTAGTCGTTCCAAAGATCTTCCGGAACAATCAGCACTAACCAGGCCAATGACCCAGAACGATTCCGCACTCATGCTGCATGTTGCAATAATTCCAAACAGGCCCGAGGGGCTGggaatcattacaaaatgtttGCAGTGCTTGAAACGTCGGCTTCGGGCCGCGGTCGTCATCCCGATCCCGGTCTGCCGGAGCAAGCCgacgtattttccataaacagcgTCCACGTTTCCGCCCACACGCTTCCATTTATCTCTCCCTCGTTctccaaatatttattcattggCCACACGTGTCCTCCTTTCTTTCGGTGACTTCATTCTCGTATGAGCGTCAACTCGGTTGATTAGCCACTGCGGTGGAAAATTGTGGTCAGCAAGGAATTTTCACGACGACGATGGGAACAAGCAGTCATTGCACCCACGTGCATCATTAGACCGACGTTGTTCACTTCGCGTCAGAAAACGAAGCTCGTGTTGTAGCCGAGCTAACGCTAATCTGACTTGCTAACAGAATCTGGAAAAGTACAGGACCAAAAATAAGTCCACCAAAAACGGACCGcaatgaaaatgtacatttgctAATGTCCGTGTCACGTTTGGCTCAATGGTAAGTTGATGATGTGATTTGTGGTCATTATGTAATAGCAAGAATAATGTATCATCTGAGCCCAACAGTTGACTTCGACTCGTTTGAGCAGGATTAGCCAAAATAGCACATTGATTTCAGACCAGAGTTAAATGGTTTTGAAACCTCGAACATGAACACTTGAGTCTTGTTTCAATGCTGAGAAAAGCAGAGCTTAAATAGTGCACATCAAAACCAGCGGCATTTCGTCAGCGTCCTCAGAAAAATCGGCGGAAACGCTGTCGAATCCTCCGGTTaggacggtctcgacctaaaacgtttcgactttacaacgcccgtcccccgtccgccattttgtccgtttgtgcgccgggagcatcttggcattttttgccctcctttttcgcCATCACGcccccaaaagaagaaagttgtgtcttttagcgatgcttccgcacccaaaacaaaatccatgaCCACGGAGACGAAGGTCAAGATCgtaaaaagattggagagagGGGAGACACCAggaccaccgaggcttcagtcggtcgaccgtggtgacaattattatcgtattttagcgcatgtgaaggtttccgttcctatgtcggatccaatgatcgcaaaacaaggttctttgatacttgtcgagatggagaggattgaggaccaggttccttggccatagctaagcacagcctccccttcttcttcttcttcgccatccacctctcagcagtaatgctaactacatcatcttgtttctttcaatgtatttgtttattttatagaACGTATTTGGGTGCAAATTCTgattttaatggtggaatccgacttaactCCTgtcggaacggatctcagtcgtagaccgaggactccctgtaatgtTGATTTGTCTTGCTAACATCATCAGGACAATGAATCCAAGgagcttgttttgtttgtgacgGGAATGTTAGCCTCAAGTTAGCATGCTAGCATGCTCGACTCAACATTTCAGGTATACCTTCCTGTATGGATGGCGCGTTCAACAGTTGCTTGTAGTACGAGTAGTAGAGTCCGCACTCGGTCCGAAAGGAGATCTCCCGCTCCACCTCCTGAAATGGAAACAACACTTTCTTTTAAATGCGCTGCGGCGCATCAGACGACTTCGGCATCCCAGATTAGCTTCTTTTAGGTTAAATATCGCCATCAAATGCCAAATCTTTGCCATTCTATCAATCTATCAATTCTATCAACCAAAGTTGAGACGAATTTAAGATAATTACACGTGAGGTGCAGTTTAGCATTTGGTCTTTCATCCTCTAGATTTCCGAGAAAAgtccaacattttccagactaAATCAAAACTAAAAACATTCTCCAGATTGAAGAAAATGTAGATACACATTTTACAGACTTTCATTTCAGTTCCATTTTCCCACaaattttggaaaatgtttttgggggggaaaacatttctacaactaaaaaaaacaaaaatgaaaagagataCATtttccagatttaaaaaaaataaaatctgaaaaaaaatcaattacacGCTTGGTTGGTTTTAAAAATTAgtttaaaacatacattttccagataaaaaaaattaaaattacagtCATATTTTCCAGATGCTGAAAAACATTCCAATAAAAAGGTGTTGAATTTGATATTCTTCtatcaaactctttttttttccagaatattgcagaattttgaaaaagaccaaaaaaaatcagaaaagccAAGCAATTTTcagaagaaataaatattttggaagagaaaaaaagcaatatgtTTTTCCAGAAAGTTTCCTTTTTGAAGAATCGGGAATGTAAAGTGTAACGTTTGCGACGGCCAGTCGGCTCCTACCGTGAGCTGCGCGAACCACAGCAGGTTCTCGTGCAAGGCGTTGACACAGCAGGCCTGCGTCAGCGCCAGCAGGCCGGCCGTCGCCAGGCCCGTCGCCGTGGCAACGGCCCGCCGCCACCTCCGACGCCGGGCCGGCTCGCCGGATCCGGGAGCCcccccttcttcctcctcctcctcctcctcatctcgACCAGACCCGGTCGCCCCGCGGCGCCGTTTGCGGAGCTCCATCACCGAGTTCAAATGATCAGTAGAAGAGATCCAAATGCGTCCGGAGGGAAAGTGAAAGTCGCGCTGCAGGCGTCTTTCAAGCGGCTCCAAATCATTTGGCACAGGAAAGGCGCCAAAACCGTTCTCTCGGGAAAAAGCAGCGGGGCTTCGATCTCAACTGGCACGGAACTTGAACCTCCTCTGGGTTCCTCGAAGGCCCAaacacggggtaaaaaaaaaaagaaaaaaaaaagttctgccgGAGGACCGAGGTTGGGAAAGTGGGAAGCGAGCGGACTGCAGCTGACCTTTTATAGGCTTAAAAGGGGGGCGGGAACCAGGGAGTGAGCGGGGGGATGTTGGGGAATGTCGGCGCACTTGTGGACGTCGACTCCAGCTGGGTCTGAAATTAACTCGGTGTTGCTACCCACGTGGACATGACTTCACGCTTGACCCGTGCCAGTCCGGCGCTGGGAGTTGCCCTTCGTCATCGTCATCAATTCTTTCCTTGATTATTATTCTCAACAAATGCAGTGTTTCAGTCTCTTTTCCTCTTGTGTCACATTCACAAAGAAAAACTTCACCTGAAGTGGCCGAATAAAGTTCGGTTCTATCAGAACTCTTGTCCGGCTTTTCTTCGTTACACGGCACGTTTTGTCGTAAGCGCTGCCAAATGGAGTCAACGCGACGGCTGCGCggtttgggaatgtgggaggaaacccgtgcAGGTaccaggagaacatgcgaagtTCATAcatctatacatccattttctgagccgcttatcctcaaaagggtcgcggggagagccggagcctaccccagctgttttcacggacaggaggcggggtacaccctgaactggtcgccagccaatcgcagggcacatggagacaaacagtcgcactcgccatcacaccgacggggcaatttaagcgtgtccaatgaatgttgcgtgttttggggacgtgggaggaaaccggggtgcccgcccagagaaaacatgcaaactccacagaggagaggcagggccaggatcgaacctgggtgctcagaactgtgaggccaacgctttatcagccgagtcaccgtgctgcctgcaATATGCCTCGGCTCTCGCCCATTAATATGTTCCACAAAACAGTTTGAGAAGtgttttgttcgaaaaccgaatcaatgttttcccattacaatgaatggcaaAAGAactaatgcgttccaagcctaaaaaaaaattggcttttcaaagcatttttttttagcttttaaatagtttatagaataaaataatttaagaaaaaaaaaaatatatatattttgcttaaaatctatgctttagtagtacaCTATGCTGGGAGgtcattgccgtatctgtagcgactcgccccccccccccccggccttgtcaacttttttttttttttattaacaaaagtgcagaaaacCTTTAAATAAGCAAATGtctttctttggagccatgattgggggttattATGggagtcctcgataagaagaaaaataacagtcactaccgggacacgtctgtgcgtgcgttatgtcatttc
The DNA window shown above is from Syngnathoides biaculeatus isolate LvHL_M chromosome 3, ASM1980259v1, whole genome shotgun sequence and carries:
- the dpy19l3 gene encoding probable C-mannosyltransferase DPY19L3 isoform X2; protein product: MELRKRRRGATGSGRDEEEEEEEEGGAPGSGEPARRRRWRRAVATATGLATAGLLALTQACCVNALHENLLWFAQLTEVEREISFRTECGLYYSYYKQLLNAPSIQEGLSELIHDNLTESKRTINLLQRMNIYQEVFLSVLYRLLPIQSYLEPMYFYIYSVFSLQAVYVMALYLTAWLLAGSWLAGALAAAWYILNRVDTTRVEFTISLRENWSLPFLALQVAAITCYLRPQLGTLRQKVMVWLMYVCSLCFCVTWQFNQFIFLVQALVFYTLDCVDVLTTAQVTTLYLVQASALLSVWLLQFFNAMILGSLALSFIVAALLVRHYHRSLKSGSLVARVSKLIIHSTAVLLLTVAINFSAKKLLRLRSDEHIFKFIKSKFARGPTRDFDANLYLCEEAFGALPLDTLERLSATLLLGPYALTLALTGGALALAALRNLRPKGGAAERKAEGPAAPSFRPDVAYNLLHTLFFGLLAFSTMRMKYIWTGHMCAVAAYGLCGRDVWSVLLHALRCDTKFVVRLARYGAPLALMAFLYYKFWPKMVEELSDLREFYDPDTVELMTWISTKTPERAVLAGSMQLLAGIKLCTGRVITNHPHYEDKDLRDRTKQVYQVYARRSPREVHSILQSLAADYVVLENSICYERRHRRGCRLRDLLDLANGHIMDGDGDNDADLVAAAYPRFCDEVKTDSPQYAALFKRTFQNKTFHVYRVRKKAKKSEKNS